Proteins encoded in a region of the Apostichopus japonicus isolate 1M-3 chromosome 19, ASM3797524v1, whole genome shotgun sequence genome:
- the LOC139960395 gene encoding josephin-1-like has translation MSIYHEKQKWELCALHALNNLFQDENAFSKQHLDELCQGLSPGSMVNPHRSMLGLGNYDVNVIMKAVQSKQCEAIWWDKRKSMKDLNFSNIRGFILNILSPLQFGFVSVPLRRKHWIAVRQVQGVYYNLDSKLSKPSEIGSAADLRTFLETKLKHKGCELLLVVPSEAVEAGTWTLQT, from the exons ATGTCGATTTATCACGAGAAACAAAAGTGGGAGCTTTGTGCTCTGCATGCACTCAACAATCTTTTCCAGGATGAGAATGCTTTCAGCAAACAACATTTAGATGAGCTATGTCAGGG atTGTCACCTGGCTCTATGGTGAATCCTCACAGGAGCATGCTAGGTCTGGGAAACTACGATGTTAATGTCATCATGAAAGCAGTACAAAGCAAGCAGTGCGAGGCCATTTGGTGGGATAAACGAAA GAGCATGAAAGATCTCAACTTTTCCAATATTAGGGGTTTCATCCTGAACATTTTATCGCCATTGCAATTTGGGTTCGTCAGCGTTCCGCTCCGGCGCAAACATTGGATCGCTGTCAGACAAGTGCAGGGTGTTTACTACAATCTGGACTCAAAACTGAGCAAGCCATCTGAAATCGGTTCTGCCGCAGACTTGAGGACATTCCTCGAGACGAAACTGAAACATAAGGGCTGCGAACTTCTCCTAGTGGTTCCATCAGAGGCGGTGGAGGCAGGCACCTGGACCTTACAGACCTGA